In Aegilops tauschii subsp. strangulata cultivar AL8/78 chromosome 3, Aet v6.0, whole genome shotgun sequence, one genomic interval encodes:
- the LOC109739145 gene encoding 7-deoxyloganetin glucosyltransferase — translation MTPQPHAVCLPYPAQGHIAPMLSVARLLHARGFHVTFVNSEYNHARLVRTRGTAAMAGGAGFRFATIPDGMQGPSDGVDDDVTQDIPSLCKSTTETCLGPFRRLLAELNAAGDRPPVTCVVSDLIMGFSMDAAKELGLPYVQLWTASAVSYLGYRHYRLLIDRGIAPLKHIKQLTDGYLDMLVEDVPGLRSMRLRDFPTFIRSMDPDEFMVGYAIKETERAAGASAVILNTFGDLEGEAVEAMEALLGNGDSKPKVYTVGPLTLLAPSSTSSTISNLSLWKEQEECLQWLQGKEPASVVYVNFGSIVVMTNEQLVEFAWGLANSGRHFMWVIRRDLVRGDAAVLPPEFLAETAERGLMASWCPQQEVLNHPAVGAFLTHSGWNSTLESMCGGVPVISWPFFADQQTNCRYQCNEWGVGMEIDSNVQREAVAGLITELMDGEKGKQMRKRAEEWREKAIMAAKPGGSTYGNFDELVRDVLLLPKNGESNDAHGVALD, via the exons ATGACACCCCAACCCCACGCCGTGTGCCTGCCGTACCCGGCGCAGGGGCACATCGCCCCCATGCTCAGCGTCGCCAGGCTGCTCCACGCCCGCGGCTTCCACGTCACCTTCGTCAACTCCGAGTACAACCACGCCCGCCTAGTCCGGACGCGGGGCACCGCTGCCATGGCCGGCGGCGCGGGCTTCCGCTTCGCCACCATCCCGGACGGCATGCAGGGGCCGTCTGATGGTGTCGACGACGACGTCACGCAAGACATCCCGTCGCTCTGCAAGTCCACCACGGAGACCTGCCTCGGGCCCttccgccgcctcctcgccgagcTCAACGCGGCGGGGGACCGCCCTCCCGTCACCTGCGTCGTCTCCGACCTCATCATGGGTTTCTCCATGGACGCGGCCAAGGAGCTAGGCCTCCCCTACGTCCAGCTCTGGACCGCCAGCGCCGTCAGCTACCTCGGGTACCGACACTACCGCCTCCTCATCGACCGCGGCATCGCCCCATTGAAAC ATATAAAACAGTTGACGGACGGATACCTCGACATGCTGGTGGAGGACGTCCCGGGGCTGAGGAGCATGAGGCTCAGGGACTTCCCGACTTTCATACGCAGCATGGACCCGGATGAGTTCATGGTGGGGTACGCCATCAAGGAGACGGAGCGCGCGGCCGGCGCATCGGCTGTGATCCTCAACACATTCGGCGACCTGGAGGGCGAGGCAGTGGAGGCCATGGAAgcgctcctcggcaacggcgacAGCAAACCCAAGGTGTACACAGTCGGCCCGCTGACTCTACTCGCGCCGTCCTCCACGAGCAGTACCATCAGCAACCTCAGCCTGTGGAAGGAGCAGGAGGAGTGCCTCCAGTGGCTCCAAGGCAAGGAGCCGGCCTCCGTCGTTTACGTCAACTTTGGGAGCATCGTCGTCATGACCAACGAACAGCTGGTGGAGTTCGCGTGGGGGCTGGCCAACAGCGGCCGGCACTTCATGTGGGTCATTCGCCGCGACctcgtcaggggcgacgccgccgTGCTGCCCCCGGAGTTCTTGGCGGAGACGGCGGAGCGCGGGCTCATGGCCTCCTGGTGCCCACAACAGGAGGTGCTGAACCACCCTGCGGTGGGCGCGTTCCTGACACACAGTGGCTGGAACTCGACACTCGAGAGCATGTGCGGCGGCGTGCCCGTTATCAGTTGGCCCTTCTTCGCCGATCAGCAGACCAACTGTAGGTACCAGTGCAACGAGTGGGGCGTCGGCATGGAGATTGACAGTAACGTCCAGCGCGAGGCTGTCGCGGGCCTCATCACGGAGCTCATGGACGGAGAGAAGGGCAAGCAGATGAGGAAGAGGGCGGAGGAGTGGCGGGAGA